One Formosa agariphila KMM 3901 genomic window, CGTATTAATCGCATTGAACCTGTTTTGAGTGCGATGCTGAATGTATTTCCGCATTTCATTTTTAATATATTTAAGTATTTCAGAATCCATTTGATATTAAAATACAATGCCGTTAGCCCAAACATGTGAATTGCGTATTGTCCTGTTTTTTCGTAAAACACATAAAACACGGTTTTCGGGGATAATTAGTCGTACTACATTGCCTACATTTGCGCATGCGTTTTAAGTCCCAAAACATACTTTTATTTTTTTGTATCTGTTACACGTCCATATGTATGGCGCAAAGCACGACAGTTATTGAGGTGGAAAATCAGAAAATAGACTCCCTGTTTTACTATTTCAATAATGGCTCCGATAAAAAAGCATATCAAGAGGCGCATCGTTTGCTACCTCAGTTTAAAACCAATAAGGCCATAGTAAATACAAATTTTCTATTGGCTTACTATCACAATCGTTATGCAGCAATAGATTCTTCTATTTATTACACTCAAAAAGCACTTAAAAGTAGAGCCTCGGTAAACGATTCTTTAAGCATTCGATTAACCATTTTAGCCTATCAATTACTTGCTATAAATAATAAAAATAAGGGCTTATATCACGAAAGTAAAAAGTGGCATATTCAGGGAGCCGAACTTAGTGAAGCCCATAACGAGACCAATTTATATTACTCTCACATACACGGACTAGCAAGTACTTATATTGCGTTGGGTAAAAACACCGAAGCTTTAGAGCTTTTAGAAAAATGTATTACATATTCTAACGATCAAGAAATTATTTTAGGAAGCTATATCAATTTAGGTTCCATTTATTCATCACTAAATCAATACAAAACCTCTAATACCTATTTGCAGAAAGCTAAAGAGATCTGCGAACAGGATCCTCATCAAAAACAAGCCTTAATAAACGTTATCATTAATATAGGCGATAACTATATAAACAAAGGCGAATCAGATAAAGCTTTGTATCAATTTTACGAAGCCAAAAAAATAAGTTTCGATAATGGGTTTCATAATCTAGATCTTATTATTTCAGACAAGATTGGTACTGTTCTGTACAATGAAAAACGCAATACCGATGCCCTTTTAATCTACACCAGTGCATTACCAAAAGCAATGAGTTTAGGGTCTTTAGATGTCTTAATGCACACCTATTTGATGTTAGAAAAGTTATCGGTTAGAAATGACGATTACAACAATGCGTATCACTACGGGAAACGCTATTATAAGATTAAAGACTCTATAGAAAACTCTCAGAAAGAGAAAGAAATAAATAGTTTAGAAGTTCAGTTTGAAACGCTTGAAAAGGAGAAAAAAATAAAGTTATTAGAGATTGAAAACTTAAATAAGAGTTTAAACATTAAAAATAAAGATGCAGATATAGAGAAGTACAAACTGCAGCAAGCCATTATTGCAAAACAAAACGAGAACCAGGTTTTACAATTTCAGAATAAAGCCGAAAAACGTCAAAGCGAGATTGCTCTACTTAAAGAAAAAGAAGCCTTAAAGGCGGTAGAACTAGACCGCGAAAAAACCATTAAATATGTGGTGCTGGTAGCGTTTTTTATTCTATTGGTTCCCATTGTGGCGCTTTTAATTATCTATTACCAAAAACTACAAGCACAAGGGTTACTTAATTTAAAAGAAAAAGAGATTAACGAACAGCGCGTCAATTCATTAAAAAAAGATCAGGAATTAAAACTTATCAAAGCTTCTGTAGAAGGACAAAATCAGGAGCGTAAAAAAATTGCGCAAGAAATGCACGATAGTATAGGTGGTAATTTAGCGGCTATAAAATTACAATTCAGTCAGCTAACAAATCATCCAGAAAAGATGGCGTTAATTTACAGTCAGTTAGACGATACTTACGAGCAAGTACGGAACCTATCGCACAATCTATTACCAAAGAAAATAAGAGAAAAACACCTTGTCTTTTTAATTAAGGAATATATTTACACGGTAGAAGATGCTAGCAACATCACTATAAACGTGTCGTTTTTCGACGAAGCTAAGATTAACACCCTAAACAAAAATTTACAAAACGAATTGTTTTCAATATTTCAAGAATTGACCACCAATACGCTTAAATACGCTAAAGCTAAAACCATAGACATTCAGTTAGACCTCCTAAATGCCTGTATCTTTTTTGTATACGAAGACGATGGAATTGGCTTTGATGTTTCTAAAACATCTTTAGGTATAGGCTTAACCAATATCAAGCAGCGGGTAGCAAGTTATAATGGAACGTTACATATAGATTCTAAACAACATCGTGGTACAAGTATAAATATTGAAATTCCCCTAAACGCCTAATTAAAATGAAGCATAATCTTATCATAGCCGACGACCATAAAATGTTTTTAGACGGCTTATTAAGTATTCTAAGCACAGAAAGTGATTACGATATTGTATACACCGGAAAACACGGTGGCGACGTTCAGAAATATATTTCTATCAATACTGAAGAACAAATAGATTTGGTTATTACCGATGTGACCATGCCAGAGATTGATGGCATTGAACTTAATAAATGGATTAAAAATAGCTCTAGGGATATTAAAACGTTAGTAGTGAGTATGCATAATTCGGCAGAGATTATAGACAATCTTATTGCGAACGATGTCGATGGATATCTTCAGAAAAATGCACAAAAAGAAGAGTTTCTAAAAGCGATTAAAACCATTTTAGGTGGTGAAAAATATTTCTCTAGAGAAATTAAAGACATCTATCTTAAAAACAAATTCGAAAAACAAAAAGATCAGGACATTAAACTTACAAAACGCGAAGTAGAAGTCATCTCGCTTATCGCAGAAGAATTTACCACACAAGAAATAGCAGATAAGCTGTTTTTAAGTAAACACACCATAGAAAGTTACCGCAAAAACCTGATTACAAAACTGAATGTGAGAAACCTAGCTGGTCTCACCAAATACGCTATTAAAAAAGGGTATGTTTCTTAATAATCTACCGTAAATTATACACCAAAAGGTACTATTTAAAATAGTACCTTTTTTATTTTATCTATCTGTATAAAAAAGCATCGGAGTTCTATATCTAGAACATATCATGGTTATGCTTAATTTTTAAAATAATAGACTTCAAAGTAAAACCATAAAATGTAGTGCATTCATTAAGTTACTCAAAATCAGTGTAAAATTTATAACACTCACTGTTTTCAGGGATATGCACTTTCACCAAATAAGGGGTTAAACAGCAGAGGCTATTCGTCTAAATTTGCTTCAGAATTTGAAACGCATCACAAAACTAGATGATGTTATCATTAAGAAAAACGAAACAACTTTTAACCTTTAAAAACACCTTATGATTTTCGGAATTACACTCATCGTATTAAGTATTATTGCAGTACCCTCGTTATTATTATCTAAAAAACCTAATGCCAAAGAACTCTTAGAAAAAATAGAACCTTACCAAGGATGGATTGGTTTAATCTTTTGTTTTTATGGAATTTGGGGTATCGTCTTTTCAATTTTAAACTTGGGTTGGATTTCAACATTTCCAATCTGGTGGGGAACCTTATTAGCAGGAAACATCATTCAAGCCGTATTAGGATTTATGTTGGGCTTTAGTTTAATCAACAAATATGTATTATCTAAAAACGATACCGTTAAAGACAATGCAATCATTCTAAGAGAAAAACTTGCGCCTAAACAAGGTAAACTAGGTCTTATTGGCATAGTTGTAGGGATTTGGATGATAGTCGCTAATATTTTATTCTTTTAATATTATAATCACTTTAAAACTAATTTATTATGAAAAATATCATGTACGCCATCATCTTAATGTTTGCTTTACCAAGTATGGCACAAAACAGTAAAAACACAATTACAGTTGTTGGAGAAACAGAAAAACATGTGACCGACGACAGTTATACCATTTTAATAGCCTTACAACAAGTTATGGTTTACGAGGGACAAGGCGAAGTAGAAGCCACCTCTTTAGATGTGGTAAGAGAAAATTACATTAAAAAGACAGAAGAAGCAGGCATAGATTTTAACAATTTTAAAAAAAATACACATTATGAGTTTGCCATGTCGTATTCACAAAACAGAGAAACTGCCTGTTACTATTTAAAAACCTCAGACGAAGCTGAAGTTAGAAAAATAGTAAAATTAAAATCTGCTGGAATGTCTGTGGTCAATGTCGATGTAGAAACCAAAGATTTAACAAGTCAAGAATTGGTAGCGCTTTCTACAAAAGCTATTGCCAATGCAAAAGAAAAAGCAGAGGCTATGGCTAAGGCACTAAATAAAAATATTGGGGAGATTGTTAGCATTAACGATACAAATAGCAGCGAACAATATGTGCAAAGTTATGGCACTTTACCTACACAAATCCATAGTGTATCTGTGTCTTTCGAATTACTATAAAATTACAAATGTCTATATATTAACATAACACCAAAACACAAAAATGAAAATTAAATTACTAGTATTATCAGTATTCGCTATCTGTTCAGTTTTTAATGCAGAAGCACAAAAATTAAACAAGTTTGGAAGTTCTATAGAGAAAAAAGTTGGACCAAAAACCATTCAAGTGCCTTACACAGACGTTATTTCTTATTTAGGCTATGCGGCTGCAGGTAACGAAGATGAAGTCGTAGACGGTAAAAAATTCTATTACATTTACTTATGGATTCCAGCTGTAGCACCAGAACTTGGTGTAAGAATGTTGTCGCCTGTAGCTAAAACAAAAGTAAAAAATGCAATAGAATCTGCGGATTACAAAGACAACGCATCATCTAGCGATTATTTTGATACATACATAACTTTAGAACGTTCTACTATTTTTACTAAAGAAGACATTTCTGAAGCGGCTGTAAAAAGCGCTACGTGGACAACACTTGCTAGTAACGACGACAGTAGTGAAATGCCAAAACAACCAAGCGGAAGTAGTTACAATTCTTTATTGAGATACGAAAGTGAAGTTGGAAATCCTACAAAAGCTTTAACTGTTGGTTTATACCGTATCGGATTTACAACCTATAAAACAGGAGAAGTTAATGGAACATTTTTAGCCGAAGTTGCTGCACCAGTAAAATTACCAGGTGTGGTTATGGCTAAAACTATTGAAGAACTTAAAAAAGGACTATAATCAAACCATACATTTGTAATGATAATCAACATCTCTTTATGGCAAATAGAGAGGTGTTTTTTTATTTTTCCAGATTTACTTTAAAGCTTAAATCCACTGTTTTAGATTAGGCCTTATTACACCTTTTAGTTTATAAATTATACTACTTTAGAACCTTAAAATAAATTTATCCCATGTCAGATTTTCTCTCGATACTATTAATTATGATTGGTGTAGGTCTTTTATTCCTGCTTCCAACTGCTTTTATTGGTGGTAAAATAAGTTTAATAGTTGTAACTATAATACTAACAGCAATTAGTGCTTTTCTGCTAATCTACGCAAAAGCATTAGGAAGTTCTTTTGCTAATGGTGGTGGGGGTTCTTCTAAATCTTTCGATTGGGATCTTATGTTTATGGTCTTAGCATATGCTGCCTTGTATGCATTTATTGCTTATGGTTGTTTTTGTTTAAAACAGGTAACTTATGGTATAGATGGCTATAAACTTAAACTATTAATTTGGGGTGTAATCTTATTAGGATATCCAATGTATCTATCTATTAGCGCTGCGAGTAGTTTGTACAACACACAAAAAAAAATTATGAAACCGAAATTATAATTGCACATCCCATAGATTTTCCTATTCTTATTGACCGCTTAAGATTTTTCGATTCTAAAACTAATAAATCATCTTCTTTAACTTCTAGATTTCTTGAAAACGACAGAAAACTGAACCAAATAGAAGGTTTAAGTGACGCTTTCGAATTTTTGCAGAGTCAGAGGTACTACACTAGATTGCCTAAAATGTTAATTCCAATTGAGTTTGATACTTTCGAATTGTCCTGGTATTCCGTTCCCGAAGAAAAATTTTATAGAGATACCTTTTCTATCGATCAGAAAAAATTAAAAGTAGATGAAAATTATGATAAACAATTAACAATAAGTGACCTACTAGTTAATATATTACCCAATGGCCATGTAGAGTTATTAAAGAACGAATATACCAATTATAGCCATTTAAATTCCTATTATGATGTTGCATTTAATGATGTAAAAGGTCAGAGTATAGATTCTATTTTCAAACAATACTCTCAGATTCCATCAGAAAACATCGATTACAAAAATCTAAATCGTGATTTTAAAATATTAACTAATGGCACAGTTGATAAATTAACTCCAGAAGAGATATTGGCTTTTAAAAATCTACATACCTATGGTATTCAGGTTGAATTACAACAAAAAGAACAAGGATTTAGTATGTCTCAAGACATTAAAGTCATCGATTTTTATTTGAATCAATACACAAGGTCTTCTGATTTTTTAAGAAAAGAAAGCACAAAACCCTTACCGAGTCTCATCCAAATTAAAATTTTAAAGGATAGAGAATTTAAAGACCGGATAGAAGTTATGTTCGATAAAAAGGAATTACAGAATCAGTTTAATATGTTTACAGCCACACCTAAAGCAGATGTGCATTTTAACATTATTATTAATGTAGACGACTTACAAAAAAGTATCGTAGAATTACAATCTAAAAACGAAACTATGACTTTAAACAACTGGTATATTGCAGACTGATAGTATTCTACTGCATTTAGTTTTCTAAGAAGAATAGTTTCTTTTAAAAAGAATATATATCCTATATTTTAGTGTATTAGCACGTCTTTAATTGTTGGTAAACATTAAAACAGTCGTATTAAAAATAAAGTGAAGTTTTTTTGTTTTAAATAATTTGATGTTAAGCATATGCGACATAAATCTTATATTTGGAAGTATGTAGTGTTGTATTGCTAATTATGGGATGCGTTAAGCCTAAACAATCATAATCGAACATCTTGCACGTTTGTGACATAATAATTAAATACTTGATTATTTCTCATCATCTTAACGCAACCAAACTATAAAAAAGGCATCTACTTTATAAAACATAAACAATATATGAAACAATACATTTTACTTTTAATGTTTATGGGCTTATTATGTTCTTGTAATCAAAATGATGATGCAACTCAATCAGAAACTAAACTTATTGGGAATTGGAACCTTATACAAATGACGGGTAGCATTCCAGACTCTGAAACTACAGGTGCAGAAATGGACTGGCAAGAAATCTATCAATTACGAGCAGACGGTACCTTTTTAAAATCAAGAGACAGAGCGGGAGTGATTATCGAAATTACAGGAACGTATAATTTAATTGACAATTCGATACTAGAATTTACGTTCGATGGCGCAAGTGAACTTATTGGGTCTTGTACGTCGCACACCAAAGAAACAATGACTCTTCAATCGGACACTATTTTTTTAAGTACTTGGAGCGCTTGTGATGGCCCTGGTCTTACATATAAAAAATTAGATTAAAACAGACTTTTAACACCCTAAACAATGTCATCTATAAGTTTTGAAAAAAAGATAGCAGAAGCGTTTAACCTTAAGGACGAGCGTTGGTTAAAACATGCCAATCCGTGGTCTATATGGACCAGGTTTGCAACTTTACCCTTTTTGGTTGTAGCCATTTGGTCTCGAGCGTGGATAGGTTGGTTTTGTCTTATTCCAATAGCAATTCTCATCATATGGTTATTTGTTAACCCGACTTTATTTAAAGCACCCAAACATCTTAATCACTGGGGGTCAAAGGCAGTTTTAGGCGAAAAATTATGGTCAGAACGCAAGACTAATCCCGTTCCCAAACACCACTATACACCAATTCATATTTTAACCATTCTACAAACTCTAGGTAGTAT contains:
- a CDS encoding ATP-binding protein, whose protein sequence is MAQSTTVIEVENQKIDSLFYYFNNGSDKKAYQEAHRLLPQFKTNKAIVNTNFLLAYYHNRYAAIDSSIYYTQKALKSRASVNDSLSIRLTILAYQLLAINNKNKGLYHESKKWHIQGAELSEAHNETNLYYSHIHGLASTYIALGKNTEALELLEKCITYSNDQEIILGSYINLGSIYSSLNQYKTSNTYLQKAKEICEQDPHQKQALINVIINIGDNYINKGESDKALYQFYEAKKISFDNGFHNLDLIISDKIGTVLYNEKRNTDALLIYTSALPKAMSLGSLDVLMHTYLMLEKLSVRNDDYNNAYHYGKRYYKIKDSIENSQKEKEINSLEVQFETLEKEKKIKLLEIENLNKSLNIKNKDADIEKYKLQQAIIAKQNENQVLQFQNKAEKRQSEIALLKEKEALKAVELDREKTIKYVVLVAFFILLVPIVALLIIYYQKLQAQGLLNLKEKEINEQRVNSLKKDQELKLIKASVEGQNQERKKIAQEMHDSIGGNLAAIKLQFSQLTNHPEKMALIYSQLDDTYEQVRNLSHNLLPKKIREKHLVFLIKEYIYTVEDASNITINVSFFDEAKINTLNKNLQNELFSIFQELTTNTLKYAKAKTIDIQLDLLNACIFFVYEDDGIGFDVSKTSLGIGLTNIKQRVASYNGTLHIDSKQHRGTSINIEIPLNA
- a CDS encoding response regulator transcription factor, which translates into the protein MKHNLIIADDHKMFLDGLLSILSTESDYDIVYTGKHGGDVQKYISINTEEQIDLVITDVTMPEIDGIELNKWIKNSSRDIKTLVVSMHNSAEIIDNLIANDVDGYLQKNAQKEEFLKAIKTILGGEKYFSREIKDIYLKNKFEKQKDQDIKLTKREVEVISLIAEEFTTQEIADKLFLSKHTIESYRKNLITKLNVRNLAGLTKYAIKKGYVS
- a CDS encoding SIMPL domain-containing protein (The SIMPL domain is named for its presence in mouse protein SIMPL (signalling molecule that associates with mouse pelle-like kinase). Bacterial member BP26, from Brucella, was shown to assemble into a channel-like structure, while YggE from E. coli has been associated with resistance to oxidative stress.); translation: MKNIMYAIILMFALPSMAQNSKNTITVVGETEKHVTDDSYTILIALQQVMVYEGQGEVEATSLDVVRENYIKKTEEAGIDFNNFKKNTHYEFAMSYSQNRETACYYLKTSDEAEVRKIVKLKSAGMSVVNVDVETKDLTSQELVALSTKAIANAKEKAEAMAKALNKNIGEIVSINDTNSSEQYVQSYGTLPTQIHSVSVSFELL
- a CDS encoding Lipl32 family lipoprotein — its product is MKIKLLVLSVFAICSVFNAEAQKLNKFGSSIEKKVGPKTIQVPYTDVISYLGYAAAGNEDEVVDGKKFYYIYLWIPAVAPELGVRMLSPVAKTKVKNAIESADYKDNASSSDYFDTYITLERSTIFTKEDISEAAVKSATWTTLASNDDSSEMPKQPSGSSYNSLLRYESEVGNPTKALTVGLYRIGFTTYKTGEVNGTFLAEVAAPVKLPGVVMAKTIEELKKGL
- a CDS encoding DUF6653 family protein, which gives rise to MSSISFEKKIAEAFNLKDERWLKHANPWSIWTRFATLPFLVVAIWSRAWIGWFCLIPIAILIIWLFVNPTLFKAPKHLNHWGSKAVLGEKLWSERKTNPVPKHHYTPIHILTILQTLGSILLVIGLWNFHLYLTILGASIVYMAKMWFLDRMVWVFENMKNQHIE